The Brassica napus cultivar Da-Ae chromosome C7, Da-Ae, whole genome shotgun sequence genome has a segment encoding these proteins:
- the LOC125589932 gene encoding non-specific lipid-transfer protein 5-like: protein MEGLLKLSMLVIVCMLVSAPMATEAAISCGAVASNLGQCINYLTKGGYISPGCCYGVRRLNSMAQTTTDRQQACRCIQGAAKALGSRLNAGRAAGLPGACRVRISYPISARTNCNNVR from the exons ATGGAGGGGCTCTTAAAGTTGTCGATGTTGGTGATTGTGTGCATGCTAGTGTCCGCTCCAATGGCGACCGAGGCAGCAATCTCGTGTGGCGCAGTCGCCAGCAACTTGGGCCAATGCATTAACTACCTGACAAAAGGTGGTTACATTTCTCCAGGGTGTTGTTATGGCGTTCGGAGGCTCAACAGCATGGCTCAGACCACCACTGACCGCCAGCAAGCTTGTCGTTGCATCCAAGGAGCAGCTAAAGCCTTGGGTTCTAGACTTAACGCAGGCCGTGCTGCTGGTCTTCCTGGTGCTTGCCGTGTTAGGATCTCTTACCCCATCAGCGCAAGAACCAACTGTAACAA CGTCAGGTGA